The following proteins are co-located in the Pseudomonas synxantha genome:
- the ureC gene encoding urease subunit alpha — protein sequence MKISRQAYADMYGPTVGDKVRLADTDLFIEVEQDFTVYGEEVKFGGGKVIRDGQGQSQLLAHEVVDTLITNALIIDHWGIVKADVGLKNGRIHAIGKAGNPDIQPGVSMAIGASTEVIAGEGMILTAGGIDSHVHFICPQQIEEALTSGVTTMIGGGTGPATGTNATTCTSGPWHLARMLQASDSFPMNIGFTGKGNASLPEPLIEQVKAGAIGLKLHEDWGTTPASIDNCLSVADQYDVQVAIHSDTLNESGFVETTLAALKGRTIHTYHTEGAGGGHAPDIIKACGYPNVLPSSTNPTRPFTRNTIDEHLDMLMVCHHLDPSIAEDVAFAESRIRRETIAAEDILHDLGAFSMISSDSQAMGRVGEVITRTWQTADKMKKQRGALPGDGPGNDNFRAKRYIAKYTINPAITHGISHIVGSIEVGKWADLVLWRPAFFGIKPTLILKGGAIASSLMGDANASIPTPQPVHYRPMFASFGSALHATSLTFISQAAQEAGLPEALGLKKQIAVVKGCRGVQKTDLIHNDYLPEIEVDPQTYQVKADGQLLWCEPADVLPMAQRYFLF from the coding sequence ATGAAAATCAGCCGCCAAGCCTACGCCGATATGTACGGCCCCACCGTCGGTGACAAGGTCCGCCTGGCCGACACCGACCTGTTCATCGAGGTGGAACAGGACTTCACCGTCTACGGCGAAGAAGTCAAATTCGGCGGCGGCAAGGTGATCCGCGATGGCCAGGGCCAGAGCCAGTTGCTCGCCCATGAGGTAGTGGACACCCTGATCACCAACGCGCTGATCATCGACCACTGGGGCATCGTCAAGGCTGACGTTGGCCTCAAGAACGGCCGCATCCACGCGATCGGCAAGGCCGGTAATCCCGATATCCAGCCCGGCGTGTCCATGGCCATCGGCGCCAGCACCGAGGTGATTGCCGGCGAAGGCATGATCCTCACTGCCGGCGGCATCGACTCCCACGTGCATTTCATTTGCCCGCAGCAGATCGAAGAAGCGTTGACCAGCGGCGTCACCACCATGATCGGCGGCGGCACCGGGCCGGCCACCGGCACCAATGCCACCACCTGCACCTCCGGCCCATGGCACCTGGCGCGCATGCTGCAGGCCAGCGATTCGTTCCCGATGAACATTGGTTTCACCGGCAAGGGCAACGCCAGTCTGCCCGAGCCGCTGATTGAGCAGGTCAAGGCCGGCGCCATTGGTTTGAAGCTGCATGAAGACTGGGGCACGACTCCGGCAAGCATTGATAACTGCCTGAGCGTGGCCGACCAATACGATGTGCAGGTGGCGATCCACAGCGACACCCTCAACGAATCCGGTTTTGTCGAGACCACTCTCGCCGCCCTCAAGGGCCGCACCATCCACACCTACCACACCGAAGGCGCCGGTGGCGGTCACGCGCCGGACATCATCAAGGCTTGCGGTTACCCGAACGTGCTGCCCAGTTCTACCAACCCGACGCGGCCCTTCACGCGTAACACCATCGATGAACACCTGGACATGCTGATGGTCTGCCATCATCTGGACCCGAGCATTGCCGAAGACGTGGCCTTCGCCGAAAGCCGCATCCGCCGCGAGACCATCGCCGCCGAAGACATCCTGCACGACCTCGGCGCGTTCTCGATGATCAGCTCCGACAGCCAGGCCATGGGCCGCGTCGGTGAAGTGATCACGCGCACCTGGCAGACCGCCGACAAGATGAAAAAACAGCGCGGCGCCCTGCCCGGCGATGGCCCCGGCAACGACAATTTCCGCGCCAAGCGCTACATCGCCAAGTACACCATCAACCCGGCAATCACCCACGGCATCAGCCATATCGTCGGTTCCATCGAAGTGGGCAAGTGGGCCGACCTGGTACTGTGGCGTCCGGCGTTCTTTGGTATCAAGCCGACGTTGATCCTCAAGGGCGGCGCGATTGCCTCAAGCCTCATGGGCGACGCCAACGCCTCGATCCCCACGCCGCAGCCGGTGCATTACCGCCCGATGTTCGCCAGCTTCGGCAGCGCATTGCACGCCACCAGCCTGACCTTTATCAGCCAGGCCGCCCAGGAGGCCGGCTTGCCCGAGGCCCTGGGCTTGAAGAAGCAGATTGCGGTGGTCAAGGGCTGTCGCGGTGTGCAGAAAACCGACTTGATCCACAACGACTACCTGCCCGAGATCGAGGTTGACCCACAGACCTACCAGGTCAAGGCCGACGGCCAGTTGCTGTGGTGCGAGCCGGCGGATGTATTGCCGATGGCCCAACGTTACTTCCTGTTCTGA